From Arachis stenosperma cultivar V10309 chromosome 2, arast.V10309.gnm1.PFL2, whole genome shotgun sequence, one genomic window encodes:
- the LOC130962945 gene encoding chloroplast stem-loop binding protein of 41 kDa a, chloroplastic, translating into MATLSSSSSASLLISASSSNLFPLSHSSTSRLSFSSSLPSSSIFSASSPTFLAYPSSSSRLFATSNNDGGAVFSINASAAVKKKVLIVNTNSGGHAVIGFYFAKELLGSGHSVTILTVGEESSDKMKKPPFNRFSEIVSAGGRTVWGNPADVGSIVGGEVFDVVLDNNGKDLETVRPVIDWAKSSGAKQFLFISSAGIYKPTDELPHVEGDTVKADAGHVAVEKYLEETFSSWASFRPQYMIGSGNNKDCEEWFFDRIVRDRPVLIPGSGLQLTNISHVRDLSSMLTLAVEKPEAAKNSIFNCVSNRAVTLDGMAKLCAQAAGRPVNIVHYDPKAVGVDAKKAFPFRNMHFYAEPRAAQTKLGWSPTTNLPEDLKERFEEYVKIGRDKKPIKFELDDKILEALKVPVPV; encoded by the exons ATGGCcacactttcttcttcttcttcagcttcTTTGCTCATCTCTGCTTCCTCTTCCAACCTCTTTCCACTCTCACATTCTTCAACTTCACgcctttctttctcttcttcccttccttcttcttctattttttcagCTTCTTCTCCAACCTTTCTAGCATACCCTTCATCATCATCCAGGCTTTTTGCAACAAGCAACAATGATGGTGGTGCTGTTTTCAGCATCAATGCAAGTGCTGCAGTGAAGAAGAAGGTTCTCATTGTGAACACCAACAGTGGAGGACATGCTGTGATTGGATTCTACTTTGCAAAGGAGCTTCTTGGTTCTGGCCATTCTGTTACCATACTCACTGTTGGTGAAGAATCCTCAGATAAGATGAAGAAACCCCCTTTTAACAGATTCTCAGAAATTGTGAGTGCTGGAGGCCGGACAGTGTGGGGAAATCCGGCAGATGTAGGGAGTATTGTCGGAGGGGAAGTGTTTGATGTGGTTTTGGACAACAATGGCAAGGATCTAGAGACTGTGAGGCCGGTGAtagattgggcaaagagctctGGTGCCAAGCAATTCCTGTTCATAAGTAGTGCTGGAATCTACAAACCTACAGATGAGCTTCCACATGTTGAAGGGGACACTGTTAAAGCTGATGCTGGCCATGTTGCAGTGGAGAAATACCTTGAAGAAACTTTCAGCAGTTGGGCATCATTTAGGCCTCAGTACATGATTGGATCTGGCAACAACAAAGACTGTGAAGAGTGGTTCTTTGATA GGATTGTCCGGGACAGGCCGGTACTGATTCCGGGGTCAGGACTGCAACTGACCAACATATCTCATGTTAGGGACTTGTCTTCAATGCTTACTCTAGCTGTTGAGAAACCAGAAGCTGCAAAGAACAGCATCTTCAACTGTGTGAGTAACCGTGCTGTGACTCTAGATGGAATGGCAAAACTGTGTGCTCAAGCTGCAGGGCGCCCAGTGAACATTGTCCATTATGATCCAAAAGCTGTTGGTGTTGATGCAAAGAAAGCTTTCCCTTTCCGCAACATG CACTTCTATGCTGAACCAAGAGCAGCCCAAACAAAATTGGGATGGAGTCCTACTACAAACCTCCCTGAAGACCTCAAAGAGAGGTTTGAGGAGTATGTAAAGATTGGGAGAGACAAGAAGCCAATCAAATTTGAGTTAGATGATAAGATATTAGAGGCCTTGAAAGTTCCAGTACCTGTGTGA